GCAAGTGTTCCCCTGCATCAGCTACCAAATCAGCAACAATCATGACCGCTCTTAGTGCAGAAAGAGGGCTTTAATTTGTATGAGAGTCCACAAATCCGACCACATGGCAGCGCAAATCCTGTATCATCGTCGCAACCCAGCTTGCCGCCATTATTTTTTGGTGATGCAATCCGTAGGCACATGATGCATCACATCCAGTTAGACGACGCCAGCAGTTTGTTTGGGGTGCAAAACTCCCGATGGAGAACATCCAATTGGTCACTACGAAACACAGCAGCTGCACCATGCTATTAAGCACATGCTCAACACTTCAGCAGTCGGCACACCTGCAGCAGACTGATGATATATACTGACAAACTGTTTTCCGTGCGGTCGGTTCGTTGCAAACAAGCTGGAATTTGTTACCTTATAGAACAAGTTCTTGAAACAGATAGTACTACGGTTAATTCAGTCTGAAAACCCTCACAAGAAGCTTATAGAACAAGTTTTTGAAACAGATATTACTACTGTTAACTCAGTCTGAAAACCCTCACACGATTGTGAAGTCTGTAAGACAATCCATTAGGGCTGGTTATGAAACCTGAGTGCAAGGATGTGCAACTTGCTCGGTCGATGGTTGCAGCTTAGGATAGATTGTTTGATTGAACCCTTTTATGACTGTTTAGTTCTGTGCTGCTACACTTCCAGCAGCAGAGGCATGAATGAATGATTGATGATAAGGCCCAAATAAATAAGACTAACCTGTAGGTTGTGTACAGTTTCAGAATAACAATGTTAATTTTGATTCTAGTTAACAATATGGAACTTGATTCTAGTAAGGGAAGCCAAATCAGCATAACACCAACTAGTTCAACTCTGTTTTACCACTTCCACTTTGTTGATTGTCTTATGTCTGCTTTGTTTCCAGCTTTCGGAGATTGTGAATCATGGAAAACTGGTgtctgatgagatcatcataaaTCTGCTGTCAAAGCGCCTCGAGGAGGGAGGAGACAAGGGTGAATTAGGGTTCATACTTGATGGTTTTCCAAGAACTATAAGACAAGCGGTGAGCTAGTTATTTGACCTGGTTGTAATTATGCAAGGCATATATAATTGCAACAAATGTGGAACTTCATTCTAGTAATAGTTTTGATGTACCATAGTTCATGTCTATGGTTGAGATCATCTGAGTCTTCAAACTTATCTGCAGTTTTTTGTTGATAAAAAAGAACTTATCCGCTCATATCGCGTGACAGTTCCCAAACTAAATTGTATAGTGTGGTTTGTTAGGAAATACTGGAGGGAGTCACAGATATTGATTTGGTGATCAATCTCAAACTTCGAGAAGAGGCTCTGCTTGCAAAATGCGTTGGTAGAAGGAAGTGCAGCCAGTGTGGAGGAAACTTCAATGTGGCCTCCATTGACATTGAGGGTGAGAATGGTGGGCCTCGAATGTATATGCCTCCACTACTACCTCCTCCACAGTGCGAATCGAAGTTAATTACCAGAGCAGATGATACTGAAGAGGTGGTAAAGGAGCGATTGCGTGTTTACCATGATTTGGTACGTAGCAGTGAACCTTAAATTTCATTTTTTGAGTTTTATTTGTGTTgttatttactccctccgttcctaaatatttgtctttttagatatttcaacaagtgaccacatacggagcaaaatgagatttcaaatggactaccacatatggatgtatatagacatattttagagtgtagattcactcattttgctccgtatgtagtcacttgttgaaatctctaaaacacaaatatttaggaacggagggagtaaaatttaTGAGATCATGACGATCAACTTGCACTAGTAGGGCGTATGAAGCTATGTTTGTTTAGGTACGAGATCAGTAGTGAATTTAGCAGTATAGAAAAGGGATGCTAGGTCGTTTATATTTCAACATGACCTTAAACTTGCATGTATGAAATACCGAGACATGTTGAGACATATTGAACTTTGTTATTTTCTGAGGTTTTTTATGATAATTATTTACTACTGTTTAGCCAATTGGCTCTGGAATTTATGTGTATTTGTTGTTCCAAATTCAGCAATGAGCACATTTCATCTTCCAAACTTGAAATTATATGATGCAACTCCTATGGTAATATTCCCCCTCACTGGTATAGGCTAGGAATATTTCCTCTATACATTTGATCATAGCTCTGTTCTCAGTGTATGACCATGTTATGCGTGTTATCCTTTTTAAGCAAGCCGTCATCTTTGCAGTGTGAACCAGTGGAGGATTTCTACAGAGCACGGGGGAAACTCTTGGAGTTCGATTTACCAGGAGGAATCCCCGAATCATGGCCGAAGCTGCTCCAAGCTTTGAATATAGAAGAAGATCCTGATAACAATAGATCTGCAGCAGCATAATTTTGTGAGTGTCAGAAATGCGTATTATGTATTTGTAGCCTATGTCAAACATAGTTACCCGATAAGCATTACTGGCATCTCTAGAGAGTAGTTCATTCAGGGCCATTATTTGATCTGGCACTCAAGATTTGTATAGCTGATTGATCATCGATCGCTCAAGTTCGATGGGGTGTGCTAGTTGTATTCTTAAAGGTATAGCCTCTTATGTCTCAAAGGGCAGATGATAAATAACCTACGGTTGGCGGTTGAAGTCCGCTGATAAAGGTTGTTAAAACAAGCATGCTGCAAACATTCTTCTGAAAACATTATGCAAGCAGATGGTTTTTGTGATATGGCTGAGATTGAGACGCAATTGTTGAACTTTTTGGTTACCTTTTATGAGAATAGGTTTTGGTTATGTTGGTTCCAGACTTCAGTGAACCGCCCCTATTATTAGGGCTAATGTGTATTCTCTGTTATAAATTCAGCAAGGATTGCACTTCTTCATCTGCCAAACCTGAATGAAGCTGTGTCATGGAGATCATGTAGCAATCTCAGTATTATGGATTCAGAATATTTTTGTTTGACAGTTTGCTCTGTTGCCTAGTGTTGCATGCTGTCATGGAATTCAGAATATTTTTGTTTGACAGTTTGCTCTGTTGCCTAGTGTTGCATGCTGTCATGGAATTCAGAATATTTTTGTTTGACAGTTTGCTCTGTTGCTTAGTGTTGCATGCTGTCACGGAATTCAATTTTGCCGTGGCCAGAGCTATTGCAAGCTTTGATTGTATAGCCTGAACTGATAAAATAAGCCAAACATTTTAGAGACATGGGTTTGTGGTCTGCATGCACATGACATAAGCTTGTCCAAAGAAGCACACTGCAAGCGCCTCATCTGGAATCAAGTTCACTATGCGACTTGATGAATTTTGCTTACTCATACTATCAGGGGAAGAAAGATGAATAGTAAAACACTATCCCGCATGTGGTGCCGAATATAATAGCACGAGCCACGGGACAAAAACATCGTAGAAATTAACTTTGCTGCTTTGAATCGT
The window above is part of the Triticum aestivum cultivar Chinese Spring chromosome 2A, IWGSC CS RefSeq v2.1, whole genome shotgun sequence genome. Proteins encoded here:
- the LOC123190983 gene encoding probable adenylate kinase 6, chloroplastic, which translates into the protein MSSAMSRAIRACAAGASRRGLASVEAMGAAKGAPPAAGRGRGGPGPVEDGARVQWVFLGCPGVGKGTYAGRLSRLLGVPHIATGDLVRDELASSGPLAKQLSEIVNHGKLVSDEIIINLLSKRLEEGGDKGELGFILDGFPRTIRQAEILEGVTDIDLVINLKLREEALLAKCVGRRKCSQCGGNFNVASIDIEGENGGPRMYMPPLLPPPQCESKLITRADDTEEVVKERLRVYHDLCEPVEDFYRARGKLLEFDLPGGIPESWPKLLQALNIEEDPDNNRSAAA